From a single Bacteroidia bacterium genomic region:
- the mazG gene encoding nucleoside triphosphate pyrophosphohydrolase encodes MNDQLKAFERLLTIMDELRAKCPWDKKQTMESLRHLTIEETYELADAILDKDLKNIKKELGDVLLHIVFYAKIASETNAFDITDVINSLCEKLIHRHPHIYGDVKVENENQVKENWEKLKLKEGNTSVLGGVPLSLPSLVKASRIQEKVRAVGFDWDNADQVWEKVLEELDEFKHEVSENKSKEKMEAEFGDVLFSLINYARFMEINPEDALEKTNRKFIKRFQYLEKEAAKSNKILGEMTLAEMDVYWNESKKYFS; translated from the coding sequence ATGAATGATCAATTAAAAGCCTTCGAGCGATTACTTACCATTATGGACGAATTGCGCGCCAAATGCCCTTGGGACAAAAAACAAACGATGGAAAGTTTGCGCCATTTAACGATTGAAGAAACGTACGAATTGGCGGATGCCATTCTCGATAAAGATTTAAAAAACATCAAAAAAGAATTGGGCGATGTGTTGTTGCACATTGTTTTTTATGCGAAAATTGCTTCTGAAACCAATGCTTTCGACATCACAGACGTGATAAATAGTTTGTGTGAAAAATTGATTCATCGTCATCCACATATTTACGGAGATGTAAAAGTGGAAAACGAAAATCAGGTAAAAGAAAATTGGGAAAAATTAAAATTGAAAGAAGGAAATACTTCCGTTTTAGGCGGCGTTCCATTGTCTTTGCCGTCTTTGGTGAAAGCTTCGCGTATTCAAGAAAAAGTTCGTGCAGTCGGCTTTGATTGGGATAATGCCGATCAAGTTTGGGAAAAAGTGTTGGAAGAATTAGATGAATTTAAACACGAAGTTTCCGAAAATAAATCGAAAGAAAAAATGGAAGCGGAATTTGGCGATGTGTTATTTTCACTCATTAATTACGCACGTTTTATGGAAATAAACCCAGAAGACGCTTTGGAAAAAACGAATCGAAAATTTATTAAACGCTTTCAATATTTAGAAAAAGAAGCCGCTAAATCCAATAAAATATTAGGTGAGATGACGCTTGCAGAAATGGATGTATATTGGAACGAATCGAAAAAATATTTTTCGTAA